One segment of Fuscovulum ytuae DNA contains the following:
- a CDS encoding LysR family transcriptional regulator, whose protein sequence is MAVPFPDWNDLRDILLITDAGSLSGAARLAGISQSTMSRRLAAIEANGQPIFQRDEMGRMTPNARGQDMVAAAREMAAIYDKVKARLTDAPPPLRIASCEMLSRLFLAPSLPVWAMRADSSAEVSVHDDVYGLDPDVYDVMLAPMATAPERSTGQLLGTLDMALYAAPSYVAQHRIRGRLETLDGQGVIRASRALADVESYRWLARLGGNVSLLSPNVPTMMEACVAGLGIALLPQDLAANDARLLPLDGPPAPPCDIWAVAEGQSGSDPRIAGFLKWARGEFRATHP, encoded by the coding sequence ATGGCCGTGCCTTTTCCGGATTGGAATGACCTGAGAGATATTCTGTTGATCACGGATGCGGGGAGCCTGTCTGGCGCGGCCCGTCTTGCCGGGATCAGCCAATCGACAATGTCGCGCCGACTGGCCGCGATCGAGGCGAACGGTCAGCCGATCTTTCAGCGTGACGAGATGGGCCGGATGACCCCGAATGCGCGCGGACAGGATATGGTGGCGGCAGCGCGCGAGATGGCGGCGATTTATGACAAGGTCAAGGCGCGGTTGACCGATGCGCCGCCGCCTTTACGGATTGCCAGTTGCGAGATGCTGTCGCGGTTGTTCCTTGCGCCATCCTTGCCGGTCTGGGCGATGCGGGCGGATAGTTCAGCCGAGGTTTCGGTGCATGACGATGTCTATGGCCTTGATCCTGATGTTTATGACGTGATGCTGGCCCCCATGGCCACGGCCCCCGAACGCAGCACGGGGCAGTTGCTTGGGACCTTGGACATGGCGCTTTATGCGGCGCCATCCTATGTGGCGCAGCATCGTATCCGTGGGCGGTTGGAAACGCTTGATGGTCAAGGGGTTATCCGCGCGTCCCGCGCGCTTGCGGATGTGGAAAGCTATCGTTGGCTGGCGCGATTGGGGGGAAATGTCTCGCTCTTGTCGCCCAATGTACCGACGATGATGGAGGCCTGTGTCGCAGGCCTTGGCATTGCGCTTTTGCCGCAGGACCTTGCCGCCAATGACGCGCGGCTGTTGCCCTTGGATGGTCCACCGGCCCCGCCTTGCGATATCTGGGCGGTGGCCGAGGGTCAGTCCGGGTCTGACCCAAGGATCGCCGGTTTCCTGAAATGGGCGCGCGGCGAGTTCCGCGCCACCCATCCCTAG